In Rhinoraja longicauda isolate Sanriku21f chromosome 39, sRhiLon1.1, whole genome shotgun sequence, one DNA window encodes the following:
- the LOC144611065 gene encoding uncharacterized protein LOC144611065, producing MGSRTSMECEPAEEEREQCQPRGRGIGDMVHSPGTDPSGEIHHDRELLNKESLSLMQGAEQQNMVKPIHTVAEFGNRTAAPVTSTTRTDTDLTPTLSKLLTQWNGYQLFQLTKFYRERLKQAIEEGVESLSFMMRREGHFSEQEHVNITELAVKGNRSDCSTLFLSLVMEKGNRPRRVMWESFVKMQNELPKLDKILKEIQKLGPDPQQYMNITSGLSDLPSHMEGIAIFKVEIRSAHELDVLVQFL from the exons ATGGGGAGCAGAACCTCAATGGAATGTGAACCCGCCGAAGAGGAAAGGGAGCAATGTCAGCCCAGAGGGAGAGGAATAGGAGACATGGTTCACAGCCCTGGAACTGACCCAAGTGGCGAAATCCATCATGACCGAGAATTATTAAACAAGGAATCATTGAGTCTCATGCAAGGAGCAG AGCAGCAGAATATGGTAAAACCTATCCACACCGTGGCTGAATTTGGAAACAGGACTGCGGCTCCAGTAACCTCAACAACAAGGACGGACACAG ATCTGACGCCTACATTGTCTAAGCTCCTGACACAGTGGAACGGGTACCAATTGTTCCAACTAACAAAATTCTATCGGGAGAGACTGAAACAGGCGATTGAAGAAGGGGTTGAAAGTCTTAGCTTTATGATGAGACGGGAGGGACATTTCTCTGAACAAGAACACGTG AATATCACTGAGCTCGCGGTCAAGGGAAACCGGAGTGACTGTTCGACCCtcttcctaagtctggtgatggAGAAAGGCAACCGGCCCCGGCGGGTGATGTGGGAATCCTTTGTGAAAATGCAGAATGAATTACCAAAGCTGGACAAAATACTGAAAGAAATCCAGAAGCTCG GTCCTGATCCACAACAAtacatgaacatcaccagtgGTTTATCTGATTTACCCTCTCATATGGAAG